Below is a window of Chryseobacterium arthrosphaerae DNA.
CCACCAAATATGAAAAAGAGGAAATAGACGGCGTTAATAAACTTTTATATAAATTCAACGGGGTTCATTTTGACACCAATCCTATTTTTAAACTTTCCAGCCTTGAAGATATCCGCAAAAATAAAGACGCTCATCTGGAAAACCTGGAAAAGCAATACCAGGAAAAGAAAGAAGAGCTTTACAGCCTTAAAGTGATTGATCTTCCAATCTGGAAAAAGCTGCATGAAAATGCCATCCGGACTTTCGAAAATGAATATGAACTGAACAAAGAGGAAATTCTTGCTTTTTCTGATCCTTCCTCCCTTAAGAACAGTAAATTTTACGAAACCTGCAGAGAATCTATTGATGCCATATCATCTCCCGACAAAGAGAAAATGGTTGCTTCATGGAAAGCGTTTACAGAACTTAAAAGTAAAAACAATGCTGATCCGCAAGGCGTAATGAACCGTTTCAATGCCAAAATGAATGATCCGCAAAGGGAAGATTATGCACTGATCGATATGATCGGGCTGAGCTTCCACAACTGTGCCAACAGCAGCTTCAGACAAAGACGTGAAGAGGAAGAAACGGCTTATAAGGATTTTGACAGAATTTTCATGAAACTGAAGAAGAATTGTGATGTCCAGTAAGGAATTAAAATAAAAAATTATATACCGCCCCGGTTTGGGGCTTTTTTTTTGAAATTACAGAAATTATAGTGGCGGGGAAATCGATCCGTGAGAACGGTTAAGAAAAAGTTAACGATGGGTTAATGGCAGAGTGTTTCTTTGCCGGGACTGTAAATCCATTTATTTTCGCTGGAGTAAATATTCTTCTATGGACTTCCTGTATCTTTTTCTGACGACATTCATCATGATTTTTATACCCGCACAAAACAAACCGGCAGTTATACCTTTTTCTCTGGAAAATAATTCGGTATACATTCACTGTAAGGTCAATAATTCAGATCAACTGAAATTTTTATTTGATACCGGCGCAGACGGCTCAGTTATTAATACGGGTTCAAAGAAAGATATCAACCTGAAAATTGACGGTACGTCTGCCAATAAAGGGTCAAACGGGATAAATACGGTTGAATACAGCAGCCATAATACAATACAGTTCGGTGATATCCGTAAAGATGATGTCCTGCTGACTCTGATCCCTTATGAAACAACTAATTTTGACGGTGTTTTCGGAGCTGATATGATGCAGGGAAAAGTAATTGAGATTGATTATCACAAAAAAGAAATCCGGTTCTATGATGAAAACGACAGATCAATCGATCTTTCCGGTTATGAAAAAATGAAGCTGCATCTGGTTGATAATTATCCGGCTGTAGAAAGTTCCATCACAGTAAACGGCAAAGAATATTCCGGGTTATTCGGTCTTGATACTGGTGCTGATGACGCTCTTACCATTGCGGCTCCATATGCCACAAATAACGCATTTGCCCGTGTCATGAAAACAATAGGGAAAGCCAGGGCCCAGGGTTCGGATGGTTCTGTGTATGAAATGCCGGTAGTCAATTGTCCGTCCATTACTTTTGCCGGGAAATATCTTTATAATGTGCCTGTTACCCTTTCCGGTTCTACGGAAGGCATTGACGCTACAGAGAAAATGGCAGGATTTTTCGGGAATAAATTTTTAAAAAGGTTTAATGCTGTTATTGATTTTAAGAACCAAACGATTTATTTTAAGCTGAATCAAAACCTGTACTCGGGATTTGATTAAAAGACAGATTACCAGATATACTTAGCTAAACTCCCTATTTTGTTAAAATAAGATACTCATAATTTTAATTCAAACAAATTAAAAATGAATACGTTACAATTATTCAAATTAAATTCCTTAATTTTGCACCCCGAAAATAAGGATTAGAGATATGAAAAAAATTGGTGAGCACAGAACGCTTCTTGGGGTAGACAAAAATGTTACTTTAAAAGAATTGAAAACAATTTACAGAAATGCGATGAAAGACACGCATCCTGATAAATTCATCAATGATGAAGCCGGAAAACTGGAAGCGGAAGAAAAAAGTAAATCTGTGATTGAAGCCTATCATTTTCTGGTAAGCATTAATCCTGAAACACAGGAAAAATACAAAGAAGAATATACGGAAACCATCACAAAGTCTAATATTCAGGATTTTTATCTTGAAAAATCAATTTTGACCGTTCAGCATTTGAATGGAATGATGTATGAATACATCGGTGTTCCCAAAAACACCTATATCAAAATGATCAATGCTGATTCCCCAAGCCGTTTTGCAAGAAGGCATATCTATGGAAACTTTGTCTATAGAAAGTCTGGGGAAGCGATGGCAGATTAATTTTTTCTTACTATAAAATAAGAGGACTTTCAGTGTATTCTGAAAGTCTTTTTTATTATCCTACTTCCATTGCCTGATTTAATCTTCTATATAAATGAAGGCCATACAGTAATAATTCATCTAAAGAAACATTTTCAATATTCCTCCACACTAAAAAAAACACAACCTAATCATTTACAACACATTAAAAACATCATCTTTTATTAATTCTTATTTAAAAATATAGGTAAATTTCAATAATCATTCTATACTATCCTTGCATTTACAACTGTTCTCCTGTAACATTGCAGCAAAAAACCATGCGTTTTTCCTAAAGGAAAACTGCCGTGATCAGGTATAAAATCCTTCCCCGGATATCTGCAAAAATATATTTCAAGCAACCCTGTAGCTGATAGATTAAATTGAAAAAAATCAATACCACACCTATATGAATTTTAAAAAAACAGCCGTCCAGAGAGGATGTGCCATCTTATTTTTATTTGTGCTGCAAACGCTTTCCGCACAATACAAAATGCCCGTAGCCTATGTAAGCTCGCAACAGCCTGCACAGCCCGGAAATGAAGCAGGTATGTGTACAGACAATAACATGAATACTCTTTACCATTCCAAGTACAGCCTGAGTACGGCCCTACCTGACCAATTGAATTTTAATTTTTCTCAACGGGTAAAAAGCGTATCAAAGGTGGTCTATAAACCGAGACAATCCGGCCTGAATGGAATCTGGACAAGTGTAAAGATTAAATATTCCACACAAGCCAGTCCCGGTGTTTTCACAGATGCTACAGGTGTAATAAACTGGGCGGCAGACAACACATCAAAGACAATAGATCTGCCCAATGCTATTATAAAGCCTGCTGTTATCAGAATAGAGGTTTTGAATGCAGAAAACAGTTTTTCAAGCTGTGCTGAAATGGAATTTTATTCTACGGAACAGATGGATCCCGTTACCGCAGAATGTGCTCTTCCCACCGGAGAATTTGCAAATTTCGGAGATATTCCTGTAATACCACAGGCAGCAGGTTCTACAGCCTCCAGTTTTCAACCGGGATATGATATCGATAAATCTTTCGACGGAGATCTCAATACCTTATATCACTCGAATTGGAGCACGACATCCTTTCCTGTTTCCCTTATTTATGAATTCAACGGGCAAACGCCGATCAACTATCTGAAATATATACCAAGACAGGACGGCAATGTAAACGGAAATTTCGGAAATATAAAAATCAGTTATAATACAGTATCCAATTCCAATTATACTGAAATCTCAACTCTCAATTTCGAACAGACGGGAGTATCAAAAACGGCCTACTTCCCTTCTGCCATTACCCCATTGCATATCAAAATTGAAGTACTGGATGGAAAGAACAATTTTGCGAGCTGTGCCGAACTTCAGTTTTTCCAGACGGATCCTAACACACCTGACCTTTCGGCTTATTCTGCTATTTTCAGTGATCCGCTGTTCAGTACACTGAAGCCTTCTGTTACCCAGCAGGATATCAATGCCATTACCTCTCCATTTATGAAAGGGCTGGCACAATGCCTTTTCAACAATACCTATACTAAAAAGTACAGGGTACAGAACTTTACCGCTTACAAAAAGAATGAATCAATCAATACTCAATACAAAATAGGCAATTATAATGCTTATGAAAATCCTGCAGGGATTGTATTTCAACCCAATACCACAGTAGTTATTTTTGCAAAGGATATCAGTTCTGCCAGCAATAAAGTTTACCTGAAGATCAGGGATTTTGCAACAGAAGGCGGCACATCACAGATATCTCCTGAAAATTCATATGAGCTGAAAAACGGGTTCAACCTATTGAAAATTACCAACGGAGGACTCGGATATATCTCCTACTATACTGATGATACCGCTGCCGCTCCAATTTCTCTCAATATTACGGCAGGTATTGTAAATGGTATTTAT
It encodes the following:
- a CDS encoding KTSC domain-containing protein, producing MKKIGEHRTLLGVDKNVTLKELKTIYRNAMKDTHPDKFINDEAGKLEAEEKSKSVIEAYHFLVSINPETQEKYKEEYTETITKSNIQDFYLEKSILTVQHLNGMMYEYIGVPKNTYIKMINADSPSRFARRHIYGNFVYRKSGEAMAD
- a CDS encoding aspartyl protease family protein, with the protein product MDFLYLFLTTFIMIFIPAQNKPAVIPFSLENNSVYIHCKVNNSDQLKFLFDTGADGSVINTGSKKDINLKIDGTSANKGSNGINTVEYSSHNTIQFGDIRKDDVLLTLIPYETTNFDGVFGADMMQGKVIEIDYHKKEIRFYDENDRSIDLSGYEKMKLHLVDNYPAVESSITVNGKEYSGLFGLDTGADDALTIAAPYATNNAFARVMKTIGKARAQGSDGSVYEMPVVNCPSITFAGKYLYNVPVTLSGSTEGIDATEKMAGFFGNKFLKRFNAVIDFKNQTIYFKLNQNLYSGFD